A single Sphingobacteriales bacterium DNA region contains:
- a CDS encoding NrdH-redoxin, translating into MVLMADVKQVQDIHEKYGITSVPVFLTFEKQELKNIAKGCNTEGFYHNIFNQNYSGRTQESGEKAHQVIVYSTPSCSWCNTLKAYLRQQKISFRDIDVSRDENAAREMVRRSGQQGVPQTLIDGQLVVGFDKSKINRLLGINVE; encoded by the coding sequence ATGGTATTGATGGCTGATGTAAAGCAGGTTCAGGATATTCACGAAAAGTACGGGATAACCTCTGTCCCTGTTTTCCTTACTTTTGAAAAACAGGAATTGAAAAATATTGCAAAAGGTTGCAATACGGAGGGCTTCTACCACAATATTTTCAATCAAAATTATTCAGGAAGGACACAGGAGAGTGGGGAAAAAGCTCATCAGGTCATTGTGTATAGCACCCCAAGCTGTAGCTGGTGCAATACATTAAAGGCATATCTGAGGCAACAAAAAATAAGTTTCAGAGACATTGACGTTTCCAGAGATGAAAATGCAGCAAGAGAAATGGTCAGAAGAAGCGGACAGCAGGGAGTTCCGCAAACCTTGATTGACGGACAACTGGTCGTTGGATTCGACAAAAGTAAAATTAACAGATTATTAGGAATTAATGTTGAATAA
- a CDS encoding co-chaperone GroES, with the protein MKELQPLGQNVLLDLSENLVPEKTAGGIIIPDTAKEKPLFSRVVAIGNVEDCEVNTGDLVFYKRFSGTEIEFEGKKYLSVPYSELLAKIVETEAI; encoded by the coding sequence ATGAAAGAGTTACAGCCATTAGGACAGAATGTTTTACTGGATTTATCTGAAAATCTGGTGCCTGAAAAAACAGCCGGAGGAATCATTATTCCCGACACGGCAAAAGAAAAGCCGCTGTTTTCGAGAGTTGTCGCTATCGGAAATGTGGAAGATTGTGAAGTGAATACGGGCGATCTGGTCTTTTACAAACGTTTTTCAGGAACTGAAATAGAGTTTGAAGGGAAAAAATATTTGTCAGTTCCGTATTCAGAGTTACTGGCAAAAATCGTTGAAACTGAAGCAATTTAA